A stretch of Candidatus Omnitrophota bacterium DNA encodes these proteins:
- a CDS encoding fused MFS/spermidine synthase, whose protein sequence is MPPAVLRVVIFSFFFVSGVCGLVYEVLWAKYLSNIFGSTAYAHTLVLAVFMGGLALGNALFGKTADKTKTDLLYFYGVLEIGIGLYCILYPNIADLIELIYLNVGGGLGLSSTHPGLLGLQFLLNSVTILVPTALMGGTLPVMTKYLTRRKEDVLREISGLYFLNSAGAVLGSLACGFFFIRLWGMDTSITVAAMANMAVGLTAMGLSRKLEIRPEPKDASAADLRPPASEEGREDAALKKIILISIFASGFASMLYEVLWIRVLIQFFGSSVYSFSTVVAAFIAGIALGSAWLKRRGHRIHDTVLYFGLIQGMIAVTMSLCASSINIFAEGIWLLHRLFAPVDFAYPIYLLTKFLVIFGILSVPCFFIGMTLPLAGAAYSRNLQRLGQDVGGVFSANTWGALAGTAVTGLFLLPLAGTQNSFLIGILINTTIASLTLLHLRTSSARRSAILLLATIIGLLWIAPIRIDKTILLSTMFRYRDTATESLQEYLHERFSGEKILFYREDRDGNVAVVKENDSLILYINGKPDASSTFDMPTQLLSGHIPALLHSQPKKVLVIGFGSGVTVGALTHYPSIERIDCLEISRAVIEAGHFFKDVNSNCLTNKKVRIIIDDAKNFLALNREKYDVIISEPTNPWTAGTGSLMTVEFFKKVQDALNPGGIFLQWFHGYEMSRKIFFTFTSTLTKSFPYISVWQPSGMDYFFLSTGTPLETDFPALRQKFQALSDVRKNLGIVNADSLYTILSTQVLSVNAGAKLFDRMKAPPNKDRFPAIEFNAPRAFFLREKVSLSAWDERIKPSGKKGLLISRLLEEYPLERGDMVGLYHFLKERSPALYYLFSEKYVDSLAEAFQDNPEERNTLERVRANMNAEKTFLDYLDRQAAAAPDSSKLFADAINFQIEIYGKRYSIFSQNPEDRAKIQLSLEEAVQRFPEEQGEWLLRLADFHDYHHEYGAAMESYFQAISQENQQQTGGQPDFRKRALTAALGMSLREQDLATFEILKALYLQEFPLESSSISQIEQAYSLRGAH, encoded by the coding sequence ATGCCACCCGCTGTCCTCCGAGTTGTCATTTTCTCCTTCTTTTTCGTGTCCGGCGTCTGCGGCCTCGTCTATGAGGTCCTCTGGGCCAAATACCTTTCCAACATTTTCGGCAGCACGGCTTATGCCCATACCCTTGTGCTCGCCGTCTTTATGGGAGGGCTGGCCCTCGGTAACGCCTTATTTGGAAAAACGGCGGACAAGACAAAAACCGACCTGCTCTATTTTTACGGAGTCCTGGAAATCGGCATCGGACTTTACTGCATCCTGTATCCCAACATCGCCGACCTGATTGAACTGATTTATTTGAACGTCGGAGGGGGGCTGGGCTTGAGTTCCACCCATCCGGGGCTGCTCGGACTGCAATTCCTCCTGAACAGCGTCACCATCCTGGTCCCCACGGCCCTGATGGGTGGGACGCTGCCGGTGATGACCAAATATCTGACCCGCCGGAAAGAGGATGTCCTCCGGGAAATTTCCGGGCTGTATTTTCTGAACAGCGCCGGCGCGGTCCTCGGCAGCCTGGCCTGCGGATTTTTCTTTATCCGCCTGTGGGGAATGGACACCAGCATCACCGTTGCCGCCATGGCCAATATGGCCGTCGGACTCACGGCCATGGGGCTCTCACGGAAACTGGAAATCCGTCCGGAACCGAAGGACGCATCCGCGGCCGATCTCCGGCCTCCGGCCTCCGAAGAGGGAAGGGAGGACGCCGCCCTGAAAAAAATCATCCTCATCAGCATTTTTGCCAGCGGATTCGCCTCCATGCTTTACGAAGTCCTCTGGATCCGCGTGCTGATCCAGTTTTTCGGGTCCTCGGTCTATTCCTTCTCCACGGTTGTCGCCGCTTTTATCGCCGGGATCGCGCTGGGAAGCGCCTGGCTGAAAAGGAGAGGGCACCGCATCCATGACACCGTCCTGTACTTCGGCCTGATCCAGGGAATGATCGCGGTCACCATGTCCCTCTGCGCCTCCAGCATCAATATTTTTGCGGAAGGGATATGGCTGTTGCACCGGCTGTTCGCTCCGGTCGATTTCGCCTATCCCATCTATCTGCTCACAAAATTCCTGGTCATTTTTGGCATCTTGTCTGTTCCCTGTTTTTTTATCGGCATGACTCTGCCGCTCGCCGGCGCCGCATACTCCCGGAACCTGCAACGGCTCGGGCAGGATGTCGGCGGGGTCTTTTCCGCCAACACCTGGGGGGCCCTCGCCGGGACAGCCGTCACAGGCCTGTTCCTGCTGCCCCTCGCCGGAACGCAAAACAGCTTTCTCATCGGGATCCTCATCAACACGACCATCGCCTCCCTGACCCTTCTTCACCTGCGCACATCCTCGGCGCGGCGAAGCGCGATCCTGTTGCTCGCCACCATCATCGGCCTTCTTTGGATCGCGCCGATCCGTATCGACAAGACAATCCTCCTCTCAACGATGTTCCGCTATAGGGACACCGCGACAGAGTCACTGCAGGAATACCTTCACGAACGTTTCAGCGGAGAGAAGATCCTCTTTTATAGGGAAGACCGCGACGGTAACGTGGCCGTCGTGAAGGAAAATGACAGCCTGATCCTGTATATCAACGGAAAGCCGGACGCTTCGTCCACGTTCGACATGCCCACCCAGCTCCTCTCCGGGCACATCCCGGCGCTCCTGCATTCCCAGCCGAAAAAAGTCCTGGTGATCGGCTTCGGCAGCGGAGTGACCGTCGGGGCGCTGACGCATTACCCGTCCATCGAACGGATCGACTGTCTGGAGATATCCCGGGCCGTCATCGAGGCCGGACATTTTTTCAAGGACGTCAACAGCAACTGCCTCACCAACAAAAAGGTCCGTATCATCATTGACGACGCGAAAAACTTCCTGGCCCTCAACAGGGAAAAATACGACGTCATTATCAGCGAACCGACAAACCCCTGGACCGCGGGGACAGGGTCACTGATGACCGTCGAGTTCTTCAAGAAGGTCCAAGACGCATTGAACCCCGGGGGGATATTTCTCCAATGGTTTCACGGTTACGAGATGTCCCGAAAGATCTTTTTCACGTTCACCTCGACACTGACAAAATCTTTTCCGTATATCAGCGTCTGGCAGCCGTCGGGCATGGACTACTTTTTTCTGAGCACAGGCACCCCGCTGGAGACGGACTTCCCGGCGCTCCGGCAAAAATTCCAGGCCCTGTCCGATGTGAGAAAAAATCTGGGCATCGTCAACGCCGACAGTCTGTACACGATCCTGAGCACTCAGGTCCTGTCCGTCAACGCGGGCGCAAAATTGTTCGACCGGATGAAGGCCCCGCCCAACAAAGACAGATTCCCCGCCATTGAATTCAATGCGCCCCGGGCCTTTTTTCTCCGGGAAAAAGTTTCTCTCAGCGCCTGGGATGAACGGATAAAACCTTCCGGCAAAAAAGGGCTTCTGATTTCCCGGCTTCTGGAAGAATACCCGCTGGAGAGAGGGGACATGGTGGGCCTGTATCATTTCCTTAAAGAACGCTCTCCCGCCTTATATTATCTCTTTTCCGAAAAATACGTGGACAGCCTGGCCGAAGCGTTTCAGGACAACCCGGAGGAAAGGAACACCCTGGAGAGGGTCCGGGCCAACATGAACGCCGAAAAGACATTCCTGGATTATCTGGACCGGCAAGCGGCGGCGGCTCCGGACTCATCCAAGCTGTTTGCGGATGCCATCAATTTCCAAATCGAAATCTACGGGAAGAGGTATTCCATTTTCTCCCAAAACCCGGAGGACCGGGCCAAGATTCAACTATCTCTGGAAGAGGCGGTCCAGCGGTTTCCGGAAGAACAGGGGGAGTGGCTCTTGCGATTGGCGGATTTTCACGATTATCACCATGAATATGGCGCTGCCATGGAAAGCTACTTCCAGGCCATTTCGCAGGAAAACCAACAACAGACAGGGGGGCAGCCGGATTTTCGAAAACGCGCCCTTACGGCTGCCCTGGGGATGTCGCTACGCGAGCAGGATCTTGCAACCTTTGAAATCCTCAAGGCCCTATATCTGCAAGAATTCCCTCTGGAATCCTCAAGCATCTCTCAGATCGAGCAGGCGTACAGCCTTCGGGGGGCCCATTGA
- a CDS encoding type II secretion system F family protein produces the protein MAKFRYTVKDSQGQTVTADTESYDRPSLIQQLQRQGFFIIKVEEVSAQAAVKTPHATVKGGPRKFHHKGLKLNDLLTFSRQLTTMLESGVTLLRSLEVITSQVDSEKLYRILIQVTKDVEHGSSLSEALAKHPRTFNQFWVSLMEVGEASGTMPMVLNKLAFYLEQQASFRSTIISAIMYPAVLFCVCLIAIAFFALFVGPKFEEIFTQMNVDLPLITRILLKTFNIIKENFKTITIGLVIGIFFLKKYFQTPLGRVQKEKFFFSLPTVGNIYRLIVIERFTSQMAILVDSGVPILHALDISQRLVDNITCAKVIGEIKEGVRQGELLVSPMQRSQFFPGMCIQMITVGEETGELSKMLKHVAAFYQETVETFMKRLGTLIEPLMLVFMGAVIGVIVLAMFLPMFNISQLGGASGE, from the coding sequence GTGGCCAAATTCCGCTACACCGTTAAGGACAGCCAGGGGCAGACCGTCACCGCGGACACCGAATCCTACGACCGCCCCAGCCTGATCCAGCAGCTTCAACGCCAGGGATTTTTCATCATCAAGGTCGAGGAGGTCTCCGCCCAGGCGGCCGTGAAAACTCCGCATGCGACCGTTAAAGGCGGTCCGCGAAAATTCCACCACAAGGGACTCAAGCTCAATGACCTTCTGACCTTTTCCCGGCAGCTCACGACCATGCTCGAATCCGGCGTGACGCTGCTGCGCAGCCTCGAGGTCATCACCTCCCAGGTGGACAGCGAAAAACTGTACAGGATCCTCATTCAGGTGACCAAGGACGTCGAGCACGGGAGCTCCCTGAGCGAAGCCCTGGCCAAACACCCGAGAACCTTCAACCAATTCTGGGTCAGCCTCATGGAGGTGGGGGAGGCGTCCGGGACCATGCCCATGGTCCTGAACAAACTGGCCTTTTATCTCGAACAGCAGGCCTCGTTCCGGTCCACCATCATTTCCGCCATCATGTACCCGGCGGTCCTGTTCTGCGTCTGCCTCATCGCCATCGCCTTTTTCGCGCTTTTCGTCGGCCCAAAATTCGAGGAGATATTCACCCAAATGAACGTCGACCTGCCCTTGATCACACGAATCCTGCTCAAGACGTTCAATATCATCAAGGAAAACTTCAAGACCATCACCATCGGCCTCGTCATCGGCATTTTTTTCCTCAAAAAATATTTCCAGACCCCCCTCGGCCGGGTCCAAAAAGAAAAATTCTTTTTCAGCCTCCCGACCGTCGGCAACATTTACCGCCTCATCGTCATCGAACGGTTCACATCCCAGATGGCAATCCTGGTCGACAGCGGGGTCCCGATCCTTCACGCCCTGGACATCTCCCAGCGCCTGGTCGACAATATCACCTGCGCCAAGGTGATCGGGGAAATCAAGGAGGGTGTCCGCCAGGGGGAACTGCTGGTCAGCCCCATGCAGCGCAGCCAATTCTTCCCCGGCATGTGCATCCAGATGATCACCGTCGGAGAGGAAACCGGCGAGTTAAGCAAAATGCTCAAACACGTCGCCGCCTTCTACCAGGAAACGGTCGAAACCTTCATGAAACGCCTGGGGACACTCATTGAGCCCCTGATGCTCGTTTTCATGGGGGCGGTCATCGGGGTCATCGTCCTGGCCATGTTTCTGCCGATGTTCAACATTTCTCAATTGGGGGGGGCCTCCGGTGAATAA
- a CDS encoding ATPase, T2SS/T4P/T4SS family — protein MAHLKLGEILLKQGLVTDDQLKEAIKAQKKESGRIGEVLVKLGILSEEDLAGALGSQLNIPHATLENKILSPDLSQGLDKIVPFDFAKANFVLPIKKDGGTLTCAVADPLDLLMLDNLKMVTGSEIELMIATRAELLNAIQSFYSAARSMSVTSNLGKKEGPAAAPVPKEEDTRKKDVDPLAEKAEEAPVIKLVDLIIRQAIEQRGSDIHIEPYKDKVCLRYRIDGALYQIPPPAKHLHSAIVSRLKILSKLDIAEKRLPQDGAITFMCDTRPVDLRISTIPTIWGEKVVMRILDKAAVPLELSSLGFDPKALDRVRTTLKRPYGLFFVTGPTGSGKSTTLYAALNETIDPKKNIVTAEDPVEFKIEGINQVPVKPDIGLSFAVTLRAFLRQDPDVIMVGEVRDLETAQICVRAALTGHFVLSTLHTNDAASAVTRLMDIGIEPYLLTPSLAMVLAQRLARRLCAKCKEPVEPNPDLHGGIKFKCDLIYKAKGCDACNHTGYRGRVVLSEAMLVDDNIRELISKRANYNLIHDAARKSGMATLFEDGIRKVEEGVTSLDEILSVTTS, from the coding sequence ATGGCCCATCTCAAATTAGGTGAAATCCTGTTGAAACAAGGGTTGGTCACAGACGACCAGCTCAAAGAGGCGATCAAGGCCCAGAAAAAGGAAAGCGGCCGGATCGGCGAAGTCCTGGTCAAGCTCGGCATCCTTTCCGAGGAGGACCTGGCCGGGGCGCTGGGTTCCCAGCTCAATATTCCCCACGCCACCCTGGAGAATAAAATCCTCAGCCCCGATTTGTCCCAGGGGCTCGACAAGATCGTCCCCTTTGATTTCGCCAAGGCCAATTTCGTCCTGCCGATCAAAAAAGACGGAGGGACGCTCACCTGCGCCGTCGCGGATCCTCTCGACCTTCTCATGCTGGACAATCTGAAGATGGTCACCGGCAGTGAAATCGAACTCATGATCGCCACCCGGGCGGAACTTCTCAACGCCATCCAGAGTTTCTATTCGGCGGCCAGATCCATGTCGGTCACAAGCAACCTCGGGAAAAAGGAAGGCCCCGCGGCGGCCCCGGTGCCCAAAGAGGAGGACACCCGCAAAAAAGACGTCGATCCCCTGGCCGAAAAAGCCGAAGAGGCGCCTGTCATCAAGCTTGTGGACCTCATCATCCGGCAGGCGATCGAGCAAAGGGGAAGCGACATCCATATCGAACCCTACAAAGACAAGGTCTGCCTGCGTTACCGTATTGATGGCGCGCTCTATCAGATCCCTCCGCCGGCCAAGCACCTGCACTCCGCCATCGTCTCGCGCCTGAAGATCCTCTCCAAGCTGGACATCGCGGAAAAACGCCTTCCCCAGGACGGGGCCATCACGTTCATGTGCGACACCCGTCCGGTGGACCTTCGCATCTCCACGATCCCGACCATCTGGGGAGAAAAAGTGGTCATGCGCATCCTCGACAAGGCGGCCGTGCCTCTGGAGCTGTCCTCCCTGGGCTTTGACCCCAAAGCCCTGGACAGAGTCCGGACGACCCTGAAACGGCCTTACGGTTTATTTTTTGTCACCGGACCGACGGGAAGCGGGAAATCCACAACGCTTTACGCCGCACTCAACGAAACCATCGACCCCAAAAAGAACATCGTCACAGCGGAAGACCCGGTGGAATTCAAGATCGAAGGCATCAACCAGGTCCCGGTCAAGCCGGACATCGGATTGTCGTTCGCCGTGACCCTCCGCGCGTTCCTCCGCCAGGACCCCGATGTCATCATGGTGGGGGAGGTCCGCGACCTCGAGACCGCGCAGATCTGCGTGCGGGCGGCCCTGACCGGACACTTCGTCCTCAGCACCCTGCACACCAACGACGCGGCCTCCGCCGTCACGCGCCTGATGGACATCGGGATCGAACCTTACCTGCTGACCCCCTCGCTGGCCATGGTCCTGGCCCAGCGTCTGGCCCGGCGCTTGTGCGCGAAATGCAAAGAACCCGTGGAACCGAATCCCGATCTGCACGGCGGGATCAAATTCAAGTGCGACCTGATTTACAAAGCCAAAGGATGCGACGCCTGCAATCACACCGGATACCGGGGGCGCGTGGTCCTTTCCGAGGCCATGCTGGTCGACGACAATATCCGGGAGCTCATCTCCAAGCGCGCCAATTATAACCTGATCCACGACGCCGCCCGGAAAAGCGGCATGGCAACGCTCTTTGAAGACGGGATCCGAAAAGTCGAAGAAGGGGTCACCAGCCTCGACGAAATCCTGAGCGTAACCACATCATGA